A stretch of the Lolium perenne isolate Kyuss_39 chromosome 3, Kyuss_2.0, whole genome shotgun sequence genome encodes the following:
- the LOC127342037 gene encoding cysteine-rich receptor-like protein kinase 10, whose translation MKCFSLVLLVVLAASPLSTTANVICIGVGTYTANSTYEANLRRLASELPAEISSSPQAQGLHALGYWPNRLRATWTCFGGSSSSCSACIAAGFRESEGECPYSKEFFFSGGDCQLHVADFRAFERFFRPTLTESVAVVVALQAVVFAFLLFLFVQEWRHRSDAFQSSSISR comes from the exons ATGAAGTGCTTCtcgctcgtcctcctcgtcgtccttgCGGCGTCGCCCTTGTCCACCACCGCAAACGTCATATGCATCGGAGTTGGCACATACACGGCCAACAGCACATATGAAGCCAACCTCCGCCGCCTCGCATCCGAACTGCCGGCCGAGATCTCCTCCTCGCCCCAAGCCCAAGGCCTCCACGCTCTCGGGTACTGGCCTAACCGGCTGCGAGCCACCTGGACATGCTTCGGCGGCAGCTCGTCCTCTTGCTCCGCGTGCATCGCCGCCGGCTTCCGGGAATCGGAGGGAGAGTGCCCCTACAGCAAGGAGttcttcttctccggtggcgACTGCCAGCTCCATGTCGCCGACTTCCGTGCTTTCGAGCGCTTCTTCC GCCCCACTCTGACCGAAAGCGTGGCTGTGGTAGTGGCGCTCCAAGCTGTAGTGTttgcatttcttctcttcttgttTGTGCAGGAATGGCGTCATAGGTCTGAT GCGTTCCAGTCCTCTTCCATCAGCAGATAA
- the LOC127339515 gene encoding uncharacterized mitochondrial protein AtMg00810-like, with the protein MTLSQQQYTLEILDRAHMLNCHPISTPIDTSSKLSARDGTPFSDPSLYRSLAGALQYLTLTRPDIAYAVQQICLFMHTPMTSHFQLIKRVVCYLKGTSHYGLQFFRSLSHGLLAYSDADWASCPNKRKSTSGFCVFLGSNLVSWSSKRQPTVFRSSAEAEYITVANCIAESCWLR; encoded by the coding sequence ATGACCCTCTCCCAACAGCAATACACACTCGAGATACTTGATCGCGCGCACATGCTGAACTGCCACCCCATTTCTACGCCCATAGACACCAGCTCTAAACTTTCTGCTCGGGATGGTACGCCCTTCTCCGATCCATCCTTGTACCGGAGCTTGGCCGGAGCCCTTCAGTACCTCACATTAACCCGTCCAGATATCGCCTACGCCGTGCAACAAATATGTCTGTTCATGCACACCCCAATGACATCCCATTTTCAACTGATCAAGCGAGTGGTATGTTATCTGAAAGGAACCTCTCATTACGGGCTTCAGTTCTTCAGATCATTGTCGCATGGCCTTCTGGCATACAGCGACGCCGACTGGGCGAGCTGCCCCAATAAGCGCAAGTCCACTTCAGGCTTCTGCGTGTTCCTCGGTAGCAATCTTGTGTCATGGTCATCCAAGCGCCAACCAACCGTGTTTCGATCAAGTGCTGAAGCAGAATACATAACAGTCGCCAACTGCATCGCCGAATCATGCTGGCTCCGATAG